A part of Limihaloglobus sulfuriphilus genomic DNA contains:
- a CDS encoding Fic family protein has product MEINGLEFRPAGYAYLLDKLGLAADMPHWHTSFVSSSGAHRSIVKNGAIEDMYPVRYWPGEKVGDHLEFALKYDGVNLGLLARIFDNVSREDLTEYIKSKPTGKYARRIWFFYEFLMGKQLPVDDITSGNYVDALESKEYYAVQNGDKSPRYRIVNNLLGPKTFCPVVRLTEKLSKLDSSDLRKRCEDIVTAYPPELLRRALSYLYNKETKSSFEIEHIKPSASRTEKFITSLELAEKEDFCEKERLIELQNRIVDPRFKDNDYRENQNYVGQTVAYQKAIIHFICPKPDDLPGLMEGLIDSHKRMKAGNVSPVIHAAAIAYGFVFLHPFEDGNGRIHRILIHNILSLQEMVPSGLMFPVSAVILKNPADYDASLESFSRPLLQLIDYRLDEIGQMTVENDTAIWYRYMDMTAQAEALYEFIIKTMEEELVEELSFLANYDNTKKAIQDIIDMPDRLIDLFIQLCLQNNGSLSARKRSAHFDFLTDEELAAMEQAVKDGYNRLD; this is encoded by the coding sequence ATGGAAATAAACGGTTTGGAATTTCGCCCTGCAGGCTATGCATATCTGCTTGATAAGCTTGGACTGGCAGCAGATATGCCCCATTGGCATACCTCATTTGTGTCGTCATCGGGGGCTCACAGATCAATTGTTAAGAATGGTGCAATTGAAGACATGTACCCGGTAAGATACTGGCCGGGAGAAAAAGTCGGCGACCATCTTGAGTTTGCGCTTAAATATGATGGAGTAAATCTGGGTTTACTGGCTCGTATTTTTGATAATGTTTCCCGGGAAGACCTCACCGAGTACATCAAATCCAAGCCGACTGGAAAGTATGCTCGAAGGATTTGGTTTTTCTATGAGTTTCTGATGGGTAAGCAACTGCCTGTTGATGACATTACTTCTGGAAACTATGTCGATGCACTGGAGTCAAAAGAATATTATGCAGTTCAAAACGGGGATAAATCTCCACGCTACCGCATCGTTAACAACCTCCTTGGTCCCAAAACCTTTTGTCCGGTCGTCAGGCTAACAGAGAAGCTTTCCAAACTGGATTCATCTGATCTGCGTAAAAGGTGTGAGGATATTGTTACCGCATATCCACCAGAACTTCTTCGCCGGGCGTTGAGCTACCTCTATAACAAAGAAACAAAGTCGTCCTTTGAAATTGAGCACATAAAGCCCAGTGCTTCCCGAACTGAAAAATTCATTACCTCTTTGGAGCTTGCCGAAAAGGAAGACTTCTGTGAAAAGGAAAGGCTGATAGAGCTTCAGAACCGCATTGTTGACCCGCGATTCAAAGACAACGACTATCGGGAGAATCAGAATTACGTTGGACAGACGGTCGCCTATCAGAAAGCGATCATACATTTCATCTGTCCAAAGCCTGATGACCTGCCAGGTCTTATGGAGGGTCTAATCGATTCCCATAAACGGATGAAAGCGGGAAATGTTTCTCCGGTCATCCATGCAGCGGCGATTGCCTACGGTTTTGTATTCCTGCACCCGTTTGAGGATGGAAACGGACGAATTCATCGAATCCTGATACACAACATCCTGTCGCTGCAGGAAATGGTCCCAAGTGGACTCATGTTCCCGGTATCGGCAGTCATACTTAAAAATCCGGCGGATTACGATGCATCGTTGGAATCGTTCTCACGGCCTCTACTTCAACTCATCGATTATCGCCTTGATGAAATAGGGCAAATGACAGTTGAGAATGATACCGCAATCTGGTATCGGTATATGGATATGACAGCTCAGGCTGAAGCCTTATACGAGTTTATAATCAAAACTATGGAAGAAGAACTTGTGGAAGAACTCAGCTTTCTGGCCAACTATGACAATACCAAGAAGGCTATACAGGATATAATTGACATGCCAGACCGCCTGATTGATCTATTCATTCAGTTGTGTCTGCAAAACAACGGGAGCCTTTCAGCCAGAAAGAGGTCCGCTCACTTTGATTTCCTGACCGATGAAGAGCTTGCGGCTATGGAGCAAGCTGTAAAAGATGGATATAACAGACTTGATTAA
- a CDS encoding sulfatase, producing the protein MDRRFFLKTTFAAAAGIASYGFADSNNRKPNIIVIMADDLGWGDLGCYGHQVIRTPNIDKLAREGTLYTNFYCNASICSPTRAAMMTGRFPGRVGVHSQISTRERMESINSAYCLDTRYPMLPRMLQEAGYHTMHIGKWHLSEWLHKNPDQPRPSEYGFDDYLLPYLNWPKCKYGDKWQQKTHRPYATELFVDQGIKYLQSRENSDNPFFLQMWLVDPHDPLIPKVEQMQHYNHMKPGQPYNEGDDKYLEPNRIWYSVVTEMDRQLGRLFDAVDRLGMSEDTYIIFTSDNGAANPQAYDTYIGWGSNGPFRGQKGSLYEGGIRTPFIVRCPGRVPAGRVDDESVISGVDFMPTFSSIAGYKKKAAYEQDGEDVSYALGGKTFQRNKPLMWQWRYGQARGAIHQSPMLAVREGRWKLLANPDRSRIELYDVAADPSELDNKADANPELVRQLFKKLIEYHKSLPDAAEGPYDKNAGKNTYAWPK; encoded by the coding sequence ATGGATAGAAGATTTTTTTTGAAGACCACATTTGCAGCAGCCGCGGGTATTGCTTCTTATGGTTTTGCTGATTCTAATAACAGAAAGCCCAACATTATCGTTATTATGGCAGATGATCTGGGCTGGGGAGATCTGGGTTGTTACGGGCACCAGGTGATTCGTACACCTAACATAGATAAACTTGCCAGAGAGGGCACATTATATACGAATTTCTACTGCAATGCCTCTATCTGTTCGCCGACACGCGCTGCCATGATGACCGGACGTTTCCCCGGCAGGGTGGGCGTTCATTCTCAGATATCAACGCGGGAAAGAATGGAATCAATAAATTCGGCGTACTGTCTTGATACCAGGTATCCCATGCTGCCGCGTATGCTCCAGGAAGCCGGCTATCATACAATGCACATCGGTAAATGGCATCTGAGCGAATGGCTGCATAAGAACCCCGACCAGCCCAGACCTTCTGAATACGGTTTTGATGACTATCTGCTGCCTTACCTGAACTGGCCCAAATGCAAATACGGGGATAAATGGCAGCAGAAAACTCATCGGCCTTATGCGACAGAACTTTTTGTTGATCAGGGTATTAAATACCTGCAAAGCCGTGAAAACAGTGATAATCCGTTTTTCCTGCAAATGTGGCTGGTAGATCCTCATGACCCGCTGATCCCCAAGGTTGAGCAGATGCAGCACTACAATCACATGAAACCCGGCCAGCCGTACAATGAAGGCGACGATAAATATTTGGAGCCTAACCGAATCTGGTATTCGGTGGTAACCGAGATGGACAGGCAGCTGGGCAGGCTATTTGATGCGGTTGACCGTTTAGGTATGTCTGAGGATACATATATAATTTTCACAAGCGATAATGGTGCCGCCAACCCTCAGGCTTACGATACGTACATCGGCTGGGGAAGTAATGGACCGTTCCGCGGCCAGAAGGGCAGTCTTTATGAAGGCGGCATAAGAACCCCGTTTATTGTCCGCTGTCCGGGAAGAGTGCCGGCAGGAAGGGTTGACGATGAAAGTGTTATTTCGGGTGTTGATTTTATGCCTACCTTCTCCTCCATTGCGGGTTACAAGAAAAAGGCGGCTTATGAGCAGGACGGCGAAGATGTCTCATATGCATTAGGCGGTAAAACGTTCCAGAGGAACAAACCTCTTATGTGGCAATGGCGTTACGGCCAGGCAAGGGGCGCAATCCACCAGAGTCCCATGCTTGCTGTAAGAGAGGGAAGGTGGAAACTGCTTGCAAATCCCGATAGAAGCCGGATAGAACTCTATGATGTAGCGGCCGATCCTTCAGAGCTTGATAACAAAGCGGATGCCAATCCTGAGCTGGTAAGGCAGCTATTCAAAAAACTGATTGAATACCATAAGTCGCTGCCAGACGCCGCAGAAGGCCCTTATGACAAAAATGCCGGTAAAAACACTTATGCATGGCCAAAATAA
- a CDS encoding sulfatase-like hydrolase/transferase — MKRRDFIKFSMFLSAGSFVGRTFAGEKDLKPNFIFFLADDLGWGDLGCYGHPKVKTPNIDRLARQGTSFTSFYVNSPVCSPTRAGIMTGQFPSRHGFHTQIFGNPRRVKEMKIAEYLDPDVVLLPRILKRAGYETAHIGKWHLAFHGGTSPPRPEQYGIDFSRTIEFDKDKIGTGWKEHRSSECFADQALEFLKQRDKEKPFLMQLWFNDPHNPYYPTNEHLKAYPKMPANDKMTKYWAIITEMDKQIGRILDKVEQDGISRNTYIIFSSDNGPGDPSDLSANEIAALGSAGPFRGTKGSLYEGGVRTPFIVACPGKVPAGRIDEKTQISGVDLLPTFCSLAQASLPENYKSDGQDMSEAFAGKVQQRSKPLMWFYPIRYRAATINQSPVLSILDGDWKLLTNPNDSRTELFKLDTDLTETDNLVNQYPDVTKRLKSQLLNWYRSLPANTIEPGAGELTFPWPGEKWDAVTESLDN, encoded by the coding sequence ATGAAAAGACGTGATTTTATAAAGTTCTCAATGTTTTTGTCAGCCGGCTCATTTGTTGGCAGGACATTTGCAGGGGAGAAAGATTTAAAGCCGAATTTTATATTTTTTCTTGCTGATGACCTTGGCTGGGGAGATTTAGGATGTTATGGACATCCGAAAGTTAAGACACCTAATATTGACCGTTTAGCTCGCCAGGGTACCAGCTTTACAAGTTTTTATGTTAACTCGCCGGTGTGTTCGCCGACGCGTGCGGGTATAATGACAGGCCAGTTTCCTTCCCGTCATGGTTTTCATACTCAGATATTCGGCAACCCTCGCAGGGTTAAAGAAATGAAGATAGCTGAGTATCTCGATCCTGATGTCGTTTTACTGCCCCGAATTCTTAAAAGAGCAGGATATGAGACAGCTCATATTGGTAAATGGCATCTGGCGTTTCACGGCGGCACTTCACCGCCAAGGCCTGAACAGTATGGAATTGATTTCTCAAGGACAATTGAGTTTGATAAAGATAAAATTGGTACAGGCTGGAAAGAACACCGCAGCAGTGAATGCTTTGCTGATCAAGCTCTTGAGTTTCTAAAACAGCGGGATAAGGAAAAACCATTTTTGATGCAGCTCTGGTTCAATGATCCGCATAATCCGTATTATCCAACAAATGAACATCTCAAGGCTTATCCGAAGATGCCGGCCAATGATAAGATGACAAAATACTGGGCAATTATCACGGAGATGGATAAACAAATTGGGCGCATTTTGGATAAGGTAGAACAGGATGGTATTTCCCGCAACACCTATATAATTTTTTCAAGCGATAACGGACCCGGTGATCCTTCAGATCTTTCGGCAAATGAAATAGCTGCCCTTGGATCTGCCGGTCCGTTCAGAGGAACAAAAGGCAGCCTTTACGAAGGGGGCGTCCGGACACCGTTTATTGTCGCTTGTCCGGGAAAAGTTCCTGCCGGCAGGATTGACGAGAAAACTCAGATTTCCGGAGTTGACCTGCTTCCCACATTCTGTTCACTGGCTCAGGCTTCTTTGCCAGAAAATTACAAATCAGACGGCCAGGACATGTCAGAGGCATTTGCCGGAAAAGTTCAGCAGCGAAGTAAACCACTTATGTGGTTCTATCCTATTCGCTATAGAGCCGCTACGATCAATCAGAGTCCTGTTCTGTCAATACTTGACGGTGATTGGAAACTGCTTACAAATCCAAATGATTCCCGTACAGAGTTGTTTAAACTTGACACAGATTTAACCGAGACTGATAATCTCGTAAACCAATATCCCGATGTCACCAAAAGATTAAAATCGCAATTGTTGAATTGGTACCGCTCTTTACCTGCTAATACTATTGAACCCGGAGCCGGTGAGCTGACATTTCCATGGCCCGGTGAAAAATGGGACGCTGTAACTGAAAGCTTAGATAATTAA
- a CDS encoding right-handed parallel beta-helix repeat-containing protein: MRNKILSLLLFFYFVTISHAALEYYVSPDGGDTNPGTFGKPFATIQKARDTIRSLENKPEEIIVYLRAGTYRVSDTIVFSVEDSASSGGRISYQAYKTEVPVITSKKLITQWQKADLSDQNLQSPAKGKVWVAQIDKGVDFKSLYSGGVMLPRARSAGFSPVRSKKGSSDVKSLTVPEDFDLRRWSNYKEVEVLIRPTFAWSMNILPVDDIDIASRQVTTKVGGTYPLEPQPQWSIDAHGISYTCWFENALEFLDEPGEWVLDSDAGKLYLWPLDGEKPDGIEFPQCVEIVRVEGTSREAKPTDQVVTGLEFKGITFTGNDRYTWKDAEPSFQHDWSAVDQANAMLRLRCAGDCVIEDCEFINGATAGVRVDLHAQGNRIEGNRFSYLGEHGIALCGYGPGTKDVSRGNKVLNNRIDHIGRIYWYAFGIYIAQSGENLIANNLIHNVPFVGITLSGCRDFNYQRPRNGEGYRSVRWQDISDQNRKMLQEAYGRHKEMTDFFLSYLHARDNVIQDNEIFAAVETMGDGNAIYLSGAGTGNLIKRNYVHHILSEGIQTALRPDDLQEQTTFTENIVYKCTYGAVEHKHNNDYINNVFACIYPTNIHGREWNNWAYVLFGRGPNTGSRLQRNIFYDTSEDPRFYFCRGNSPMDDSIVDNNIYWCTDNPASAVKQLKELQEAGHDRHSVSADPMFVDIDNGNFMFKPASPAFELGIRPIDTPNIGLQSPWKERLVGRKIINTRIFPSSRYIRPQQSFKVSIRCDDSDAVIRYTTDGSEPSESSQQYFSPLKFEDPVYIRARAFKAGAVDLYGAAEFYALKGGH, encoded by the coding sequence ATGAGAAATAAAATACTTTCATTACTATTGTTCTTTTACTTCGTAACAATCTCTCACGCCGCGTTAGAGTACTATGTATCACCGGATGGCGGCGACACAAACCCGGGCACATTTGGTAAACCGTTTGCCACAATACAAAAGGCCAGAGATACAATCCGCAGCCTTGAAAATAAGCCCGAAGAAATTATTGTATATCTAAGAGCAGGGACATACAGGGTTTCTGATACGATTGTTTTTTCTGTTGAAGACTCTGCTTCTTCCGGCGGCAGGATATCTTATCAGGCTTATAAGACAGAAGTTCCTGTGATTACCTCAAAAAAGTTAATAACCCAATGGCAGAAAGCGGATTTATCTGACCAGAACCTGCAATCTCCTGCAAAGGGGAAAGTCTGGGTTGCCCAAATCGACAAGGGTGTGGACTTTAAATCGCTTTATTCGGGCGGCGTGATGCTGCCGCGTGCCAGAAGCGCAGGTTTTAGTCCTGTGCGAAGTAAAAAGGGCAGTTCTGATGTGAAAAGCCTTACAGTTCCCGAGGATTTTGATCTTCGAAGGTGGAGTAATTATAAAGAAGTAGAAGTCCTTATCCGGCCTACGTTTGCATGGTCAATGAACATCCTGCCGGTCGATGATATCGATATTGCTTCGCGGCAGGTAACAACGAAAGTTGGAGGAACCTATCCGCTTGAGCCTCAGCCGCAATGGTCCATTGATGCCCACGGCATAAGTTATACCTGCTGGTTTGAGAATGCCCTGGAATTTCTCGATGAGCCCGGCGAGTGGGTTTTGGACAGTGATGCGGGCAAACTGTATCTATGGCCTTTAGACGGCGAAAAACCAGATGGTATCGAATTCCCGCAATGTGTCGAAATCGTCAGGGTTGAGGGGACTTCAAGAGAAGCTAAGCCAACAGATCAAGTTGTTACGGGACTTGAATTCAAGGGGATAACCTTTACCGGAAATGACCGTTATACATGGAAAGATGCCGAGCCCTCATTTCAGCATGACTGGTCTGCCGTGGACCAGGCCAACGCAATGCTTCGGCTTAGATGTGCCGGTGATTGTGTCATAGAAGACTGTGAGTTTATCAACGGTGCTACTGCCGGCGTGCGTGTTGACCTTCACGCTCAGGGCAATCGTATAGAAGGCAACCGGTTTAGCTATCTTGGTGAGCATGGGATTGCCCTGTGCGGATACGGCCCCGGCACAAAGGATGTAAGCCGCGGCAACAAAGTCCTTAACAACAGAATTGATCACATAGGCCGGATTTACTGGTATGCCTTTGGTATCTATATAGCTCAGAGCGGGGAAAATCTCATTGCCAACAACCTTATCCATAATGTACCCTTTGTAGGCATAACGCTCAGCGGCTGCCGCGATTTTAACTATCAGAGGCCCAGGAATGGGGAGGGGTACCGCTCTGTCAGGTGGCAGGATATAAGCGATCAAAACCGCAAGATGCTTCAGGAAGCATACGGCCGTCACAAGGAAATGACAGATTTCTTTCTATCCTATCTCCACGCAAGAGATAATGTGATACAAGACAATGAAATATTCGCTGCCGTTGAGACCATGGGTGACGGCAATGCCATTTACCTCTCTGGTGCCGGCACGGGCAACCTGATTAAACGAAATTACGTACACCACATACTCAGTGAAGGAATCCAGACAGCTCTTCGGCCCGATGACCTCCAGGAACAGACAACTTTTACCGAGAATATCGTTTATAAATGCACCTATGGCGCGGTTGAACACAAGCATAACAACGACTACATAAACAACGTTTTTGCCTGCATATATCCAACAAATATACACGGCAGAGAGTGGAATAACTGGGCATATGTACTCTTCGGCAGAGGCCCCAACACCGGTTCAAGGCTTCAGCGGAATATCTTTTATGATACGAGCGAAGATCCGAGATTTTATTTTTGCAGGGGCAATTCGCCCATGGATGACTCTATTGTTGATAACAATATTTACTGGTGCACAGATAATCCAGCCTCAGCCGTCAAACAGCTCAAAGAGCTTCAGGAAGCGGGACACGACAGGCACAGTGTTTCAGCGGATCCGATGTTTGTTGATATAGATAATGGTAATTTCATGTTTAAGCCCGCCTCTCCAGCATTTGAGCTTGGAATCAGGCCGATAGATACTCCAAATATTGGCCTCCAGTCGCCGTGGAAGGAGAGGCTGGTCGGCCGGAAAATAATAAATACCCGCATATTTCCTTCATCCAGATATATCCGGCCTCAGCAGTCATTTAAAGTTTCCATCAGGTGTGATGATTCTGATGCAGTAATCAGATATACCACTGACGGCAGTGAGCCGTCTGAATCATCACAGCAATATTTCTCGCCGCTGAAATTTGAAGACCCCGTTTATATTCGTGCCAGGGCTTTCAAAGCCGGTGCGGTGGATTTATACGGTGCGGCGGAGTTTTACGCTCTAAAAGGAGGCCATTAA
- a CDS encoding sulfatase-like hydrolase/transferase — MIHTDLNRRNFLKSFAGAIAAAGLSGCLSSNNPAKINCSKNGSVRPNFVIFLSDDHGYADLSCLGTEGLSTPNLDALASSGQRMTNWYCNSPICAPSRAALMSGRYPIYAGMNVNVKTARHNTGLPLQTPTLAEALKKLNYQTSIFGKWHLGANEAYWPISRGFDHWFGMKGGCVDFYSHILYYEEPAGLPPIHDLYENGDEVWENGRYLTELITERAVGYFNDLAKKSPDKPFFSYIAYTDPHYPMHAPGKYVDMFSHLPPQRRIMAAKIKALDESVGTIMQTLKANGQLENTVIFFMGDNGPSREIHCWLDETVTPYEGGKTGGFRGHKMSLFEGGLRVPAIISWPGQIPEGIVCNETGSSIDIFPTFVKLAGGDLSEYELDGRDFMPTWIEGRKSPHQTLFWEFRGQVAVREGHFKLVLNGVDVDGVSEDDKIHLADLSSADLDNVNVKDKYPEQARRLKNLAQSWYAEAKNYYDINWEKINQDQRSFPPYYKK, encoded by the coding sequence ATGATACATACTGATTTAAATCGCCGCAATTTCCTGAAAAGTTTCGCCGGCGCAATCGCGGCAGCGGGTTTATCGGGTTGTCTAAGCTCAAATAATCCGGCAAAGATAAATTGCAGTAAAAATGGGTCTGTACGGCCAAATTTTGTCATATTTCTCTCTGATGACCACGGTTATGCTGATTTGTCCTGTCTGGGTACAGAAGGCCTGTCAACTCCGAATCTCGATGCGCTGGCCTCATCGGGGCAGCGAATGACAAACTGGTATTGCAACTCTCCTATATGCGCTCCTTCAAGAGCAGCTTTGATGTCGGGCAGGTATCCGATATACGCGGGTATGAACGTAAATGTCAAGACTGCCAGGCACAATACCGGCCTGCCTTTGCAGACTCCCACCCTCGCTGAGGCGCTTAAAAAGCTGAATTACCAGACCAGCATATTCGGCAAATGGCATCTTGGTGCAAACGAAGCCTACTGGCCGATAAGCCGCGGTTTCGACCATTGGTTCGGTATGAAGGGCGGCTGTGTTGACTTCTATTCTCACATTCTTTATTATGAAGAGCCGGCGGGGCTGCCTCCGATACATGATCTTTATGAAAACGGCGATGAGGTGTGGGAAAACGGCCGCTACCTGACTGAGCTGATCACAGAAAGGGCAGTGGGCTACTTTAATGATTTAGCGAAAAAATCACCGGATAAGCCCTTCTTTTCATACATAGCATATACGGATCCGCATTATCCAATGCACGCTCCCGGGAAGTATGTTGATATGTTTTCACATCTTCCCCCGCAGCGCCGCATAATGGCTGCAAAGATAAAGGCTCTGGACGAGAGCGTTGGTACAATCATGCAAACGCTAAAAGCCAACGGTCAGCTTGAAAATACGGTGATTTTCTTTATGGGCGACAACGGCCCGTCAAGAGAGATACACTGCTGGCTTGATGAGACAGTCACGCCGTATGAAGGTGGCAAAACAGGGGGCTTTCGAGGTCATAAAATGAGTCTGTTTGAAGGCGGCCTGCGAGTTCCTGCTATTATCAGCTGGCCCGGACAGATACCAGAGGGTATTGTGTGCAATGAGACAGGCTCGTCTATTGACATTTTTCCGACCTTTGTCAAACTGGCAGGCGGAGACTTATCAGAGTATGAATTAGATGGCAGAGATTTTATGCCAACCTGGATAGAAGGGCGCAAAAGCCCGCATCAAACCCTGTTCTGGGAGTTCAGGGGGCAGGTTGCTGTTAGAGAGGGGCATTTCAAGCTGGTTCTTAACGGCGTGGATGTTGACGGCGTTTCAGAGGATGATAAAATTCACCTGGCTGATCTCAGCTCCGCTGATCTTGATAATGTTAATGTTAAAGATAAGTACCCCGAACAAGCCCGCCGCCTTAAAAATCTCGCACAGAGCTGGTACGCAGAAGCGAAAAACTATTATGATATAAACTGGGAAAAGATAAATCAGGACCAGCGAAGTTTCCCTCCGTATTACAAAAAATAA
- a CDS encoding right-handed parallel beta-helix repeat-containing protein — translation MRDIKYGILFIVICGILNAAALEYFISPEGSDENPGTIESPPASLDGARLAVREAIRQGAQGEIVVWIAQGRYEIESPVVFTCHDSGSENLKITYKAQSGDKPVISGGKILSGTWQRKQGNIWSLDLPIVREQQWWFRQLFKDGVRQVRSRYPNDGDWLTVDKTSAAGEFGDPLRVTIEEKLPFDNLARKEAEAVMFNLWSISRARISASKEKLIQTQTPLGWIGHGATSIQPGRKLYLEHAYEFIDQPGEWYLDRDEFVLYYMARDGEDPNDAQWIAPYAKQLLRLMGRNDEPLCNIKFEGLAFEHAAWQMPLSGYAGIQAGYYGSKYVSQATYSPLMAILCEYTQGCTFDNVGLSHTGTSGMGLGAGCKDTLINSCTLKDIGGTGILVGWRRIANEPPRRWFENGWADSLDVPKNNRITNNDLSDCGRIHLSSTAVMTAFTEDTLIAHNEIRDMPHIGITVGFIWDDHPSTQKRTIVEYNHIHHCMKRLIDGAAIYTLGYQPGTIVRNNYIHDILNGHGLYTDEGSAHILFENNVCYRTGLRGFNQNYGHHNIVRNNMFIYPCLSAQGQTWGEFEDANFMLYENFLKPSVVRRNRGDFDVDGSFVIEQNIFLFNQGEYFTTNFGKGTDTFTIDSNVIWDTRGGIEADDVTMFEGGNLAAWRQRGHDRNSIIADPGFTDLEAGDFSLTKDSPAFKLGFKSIDITKAGPVN, via the coding sequence ATGAGAGATATTAAATACGGCATTCTATTTATTGTGATATGCGGAATCTTAAACGCCGCGGCCTTAGAGTATTTTATTTCGCCCGAAGGCAGCGATGAAAACCCCGGCACCATTGAGAGCCCGCCGGCAAGTCTTGACGGAGCACGTCTTGCCGTGCGAGAGGCAATTAGACAGGGAGCACAGGGAGAGATAGTGGTCTGGATCGCTCAGGGCAGGTATGAGATAGAGTCGCCGGTTGTATTTACCTGTCATGACAGCGGTTCTGAAAATCTTAAGATTACCTACAAGGCTCAAAGCGGCGACAAACCCGTCATCAGCGGCGGTAAGATTCTCAGCGGCACCTGGCAAAGGAAACAGGGTAACATATGGTCGCTTGATCTGCCGATAGTGCGCGAGCAGCAGTGGTGGTTTCGCCAGCTTTTCAAAGACGGTGTCCGTCAGGTTCGCTCCCGCTATCCCAATGACGGAGACTGGCTTACAGTAGATAAAACTTCAGCTGCCGGCGAATTCGGTGATCCTCTAAGGGTGACTATTGAAGAAAAGCTGCCCTTTGATAATCTTGCCAGAAAAGAAGCGGAAGCGGTAATGTTTAATCTGTGGTCTATATCAAGAGCAAGAATATCAGCGTCAAAAGAAAAACTGATTCAAACTCAAACTCCGCTTGGCTGGATTGGCCACGGGGCTACTTCGATACAGCCGGGCAGAAAATTGTATCTAGAACACGCATACGAATTTATTGACCAGCCGGGTGAATGGTACCTTGATCGGGACGAATTCGTTTTGTACTACATGGCCCGTGACGGTGAAGACCCCAACGATGCCCAGTGGATCGCGCCGTATGCAAAACAGCTTCTGCGGCTTATGGGCAGAAATGATGAGCCCCTGTGCAACATCAAATTTGAAGGGCTGGCATTTGAACATGCCGCGTGGCAGATGCCTCTTTCCGGTTATGCAGGCATACAGGCCGGCTACTACGGTTCCAAATACGTCTCGCAGGCAACATATTCACCTCTGATGGCTATACTGTGTGAATACACTCAAGGCTGTACATTTGATAATGTCGGCTTATCTCATACCGGTACAAGCGGCATGGGCCTCGGGGCGGGCTGCAAAGACACATTGATCAACTCGTGCACACTTAAGGATATCGGCGGCACTGGAATTCTCGTAGGCTGGCGGAGAATCGCCAACGAACCGCCGCGGAGATGGTTTGAAAACGGCTGGGCGGATTCGCTCGATGTTCCGAAAAATAATAGGATTACCAACAATGATCTGTCGGACTGCGGCCGGATTCACCTCTCCAGTACAGCCGTAATGACGGCGTTTACGGAAGATACGCTTATCGCCCATAACGAAATACGAGATATGCCTCATATCGGGATAACGGTCGGTTTTATATGGGACGATCACCCCTCAACCCAGAAACGCACTATAGTTGAATACAATCATATCCACCACTGCATGAAACGTCTCATTGACGGAGCGGCGATATACACTCTGGGTTATCAGCCGGGGACAATAGTCCGCAATAACTATATACACGACATACTCAACGGACACGGCCTCTACACCGATGAGGGCAGCGCGCATATACTTTTTGAAAATAACGTCTGTTACCGTACCGGGCTCAGGGGTTTCAACCAGAATTACGGGCATCACAATATAGTCCGCAACAACATGTTCATATATCCGTGTCTAAGCGCTCAGGGGCAGACATGGGGCGAGTTTGAAGATGCCAACTTTATGCTCTATGAGAATTTCCTGAAACCTTCAGTCGTACGGCGAAATCGAGGTGATTTCGATGTTGATGGTTCATTTGTTATTGAGCAAAATATCTTTTTGTTTAATCAGGGAGAATATTTCACTACCAACTTTGGTAAAGGCACAGACACCTTTACTATTGACAGTAATGTCATCTGGGACACTCGAGGCGGTATTGAGGCAGACGATGTAACAATGTTTGAAGGCGGCAATCTGGCGGCATGGAGACAAAGAGGCCACGACCGTAATTCGATCATCGCAGATCCCGGTTTTACAGACCTGGAAGCTGGAGATTTCAGCCTGACCAAAGATTCTCCCGCGTTTAAATTAGGATTTAAGTCCATTGATATAACTAAAGCCGGTCCTGTGAATTGA